In Saccharothrix violaceirubra, the following are encoded in one genomic region:
- a CDS encoding DUF6480 family protein — MDTSVDPDPVRTPGLEPGGGVAPGDTPPESGQTSGLSHRERTPARRLQTAAIIILFVIVLLSLAFLVSQVMGWTTLV; from the coding sequence CTGGACACGTCGGTGGACCCCGATCCCGTCCGCACGCCGGGCCTGGAGCCGGGCGGCGGCGTGGCCCCGGGCGACACACCGCCCGAATCGGGACAGACGTCGGGCCTGTCGCACCGCGAGCGGACACCGGCCCGACGACTCCAGACCGCGGCGATCATCATCCTGTTCGTGATCGTGCTGCTGAGCCTGGCGTTCCTGGTCTCCCAGGTCATGGGGTGGACCACGCTGGTCTGA
- a CDS encoding NAD-dependent epimerase/dehydratase family protein: MRIVVTGATGNVGTALLRRLAAGPDVRVHGVSRRRPDPVEPYAGVDWTPVDLAREGAEEVLSGVFADADAVVHLAWKIQPGRDETALFRTNVAGSDRVFHAAVAAGVRHLVHLSSVGAYSPAVKDRPKDETWPTDGVRTSAYSRHKAAVERILDGLERDHPDLVVSRVRPGLILQPEAASELRDYFLGPLVPTWLFRTRVPLVPLPDNLVLQFVHADDVADALALLVRERIGGAVNLAAEPVLTPRDLAAALGGRRVPLSPSVLRFLVGLTWRLRLHPSPPGWLDLALTTPVLDTTKARDLGWKPRHDARSTLRALVKAMGVQAAHKGSPPLDKG, translated from the coding sequence ATGAGGATCGTCGTGACCGGCGCGACCGGCAACGTGGGGACCGCTCTGCTGCGCCGCCTCGCGGCCGGACCGGACGTGCGGGTGCACGGCGTGTCCCGACGCCGCCCCGACCCCGTGGAGCCGTACGCCGGCGTCGACTGGACCCCGGTCGACCTCGCCCGCGAGGGCGCGGAGGAGGTGCTGTCCGGGGTGTTCGCGGACGCGGACGCCGTCGTGCACCTGGCCTGGAAGATCCAGCCGGGACGCGACGAGACCGCGCTGTTCCGCACCAACGTGGCGGGCAGCGACCGGGTGTTCCACGCGGCCGTCGCGGCGGGCGTCCGCCACCTGGTGCACCTGTCCTCGGTCGGCGCGTACTCACCGGCGGTGAAGGACCGGCCCAAGGACGAGACCTGGCCGACGGACGGCGTCCGGACCTCCGCGTACAGCCGCCACAAGGCCGCGGTCGAGCGGATTCTCGACGGCCTCGAACGCGACCACCCCGATCTCGTCGTCAGCCGGGTCCGGCCGGGCCTGATCCTGCAACCCGAGGCGGCTTCGGAGCTGCGGGACTACTTCCTGGGTCCGCTGGTGCCCACGTGGCTGTTCCGTACGCGGGTACCGCTCGTGCCGTTGCCGGACAACCTGGTGCTCCAGTTCGTGCACGCCGACGACGTGGCCGACGCCCTGGCCCTGCTGGTGCGCGAACGCATCGGCGGTGCGGTCAACCTCGCGGCCGAGCCGGTGCTCACGCCCCGTGACCTCGCGGCGGCGCTGGGTGGCCGGCGCGTCCCGCTGTCGCCGTCGGTCCTGCGGTTCCTGGTCGGCCTCACGTGGCGGCTGCGGCTGCACCCGAGCCCGCCGGGCTGGCTCGACCTGGCCCTGACCACGCCGGTCCTCGACACGACCAAGGCCCGCGACCTCGGCTGGAAGCCGCGTCACGACGCCCGGAGCACCCTCAGGGCCCTGGTGAAGGCCATGGGTGTCCAGGCTGCGCACAAGGGGAGCCCGCCGCTCGACAAGGGGTGA
- a CDS encoding ROK family transcriptional regulator, giving the protein MSRPQRASRHTVRRLNSALVLDAIAGSPGVSRAAIAAQTGLTKVTVSVLVEQLIAADLVAEGDVEARSGPGRRGTALHLSPSGPHGLGVEIGVDRVGTCLVDLAGRVCARWTRSEDNRRLSPETVLSRVADAVRAALARGIEVGGVGVAVPGLVSTDGTVRTAPNLGWREVDVRDGLSSRIGVPVRVGNEANMSALAELWHGYGASDFVHVSGEFGIGAGLVVDGELFRGVGGFGGELGHLSVDPRGPGCPCGSRGCLEQAAGPVELVRRSGARDLADLLSRLSARDRVATAAVHAAARWLGVALADAVNLLNIPTVVLGGIYARLFPRLRDPLMAELGRRVVSARWTPVRVVASTVGADAAMRGAATEAVRTILEDPDTYLTSTLRPRESSARTP; this is encoded by the coding sequence GTGTCCAGACCGCAGCGCGCGAGCAGGCACACCGTGCGTCGGCTCAACTCCGCGCTCGTCCTCGACGCGATCGCCGGGTCGCCCGGCGTGTCGCGGGCCGCGATCGCGGCGCAGACCGGACTCACCAAGGTGACCGTGTCCGTGCTGGTCGAGCAGCTCATCGCCGCCGACCTGGTCGCCGAGGGCGACGTCGAGGCCCGCTCCGGACCGGGTCGGCGGGGCACCGCCCTGCACCTGTCGCCCAGCGGGCCGCACGGGCTCGGCGTGGAGATCGGCGTCGACCGCGTGGGCACGTGCCTGGTGGACCTGGCCGGGCGGGTGTGCGCGCGGTGGACGCGCAGCGAGGACAACCGCCGGCTGTCGCCGGAGACCGTGCTGTCGCGGGTGGCCGACGCGGTGCGGGCGGCGCTGGCCAGGGGGATCGAGGTCGGGGGCGTCGGGGTGGCCGTGCCGGGCCTGGTGTCGACCGACGGGACCGTGCGCACCGCGCCGAACCTGGGGTGGCGCGAGGTGGACGTGCGGGACGGGTTGAGTTCGCGGATCGGCGTGCCCGTGCGGGTGGGCAACGAGGCGAACATGTCGGCGTTGGCGGAGTTGTGGCACGGGTACGGGGCGTCCGACTTCGTGCACGTGTCCGGCGAGTTCGGGATCGGTGCCGGGTTGGTGGTGGACGGCGAGCTGTTCCGGGGTGTGGGCGGGTTCGGTGGTGAACTCGGGCACCTGTCCGTCGACCCTCGCGGTCCGGGGTGCCCGTGCGGGTCGCGTGGCTGTCTCGAGCAGGCCGCCGGGCCGGTCGAGTTGGTCCGTCGTTCGGGGGCCCGGGATCTGGCCGATCTCCTGTCGAGGCTGTCGGCTCGTGATCGGGTGGCCACGGCCGCGGTGCATGCGGCCGCGCGGTGGTTGGGGGTGGCGTTGGCCGATGCGGTGAACCTGCTCAACATCCCGACCGTGGTGCTGGGTGGGATCTACGCCCGGTTGTTCCCGCGGTTACGTGACCCCTTGATGGCCGAACTGGGGCGTCGGGTGGTGAGTGCCCGGTGGACGCCGGTTCGGGTTGTCGCTTCCACGGTGGGTGCGGATGCCGCCATGCGCGGGGCTGCCACGGAGGCCGTGCGGACCATCCTGGAGGACCCCGACACGTACCTGACCTCCACCCTCCGACCTCGCGAGTCCTCCGCTCGGACACCCTGA
- a CDS encoding LapA family protein, protein MTSAPEPDDNAAGPPPARVADQPVARHTRISGTWTAVLASIVVLTLLLVFILQNLTDATVHFLGGSSTLPLGVALLFAAIAGAILVALVGAARVLQLRRKR, encoded by the coding sequence GTGACCTCCGCTCCCGAACCGGACGACAACGCCGCAGGTCCGCCCCCGGCACGGGTAGCCGACCAGCCGGTGGCCCGACACACGAGGATCAGCGGCACGTGGACGGCGGTACTCGCGTCGATCGTGGTGCTGACACTCCTGCTGGTGTTCATACTCCAAAACCTGACCGATGCCACCGTCCACTTCCTGGGCGGCTCAAGCACACTGCCACTCGGAGTGGCACTCCTGTTCGCAGCGATCGCAGGCGCGATCCTGGTGGCATTGGTAGGCGCCGCCCGAGTCCTCCAACTGCGCCGCAAGCGTTGA
- a CDS encoding nSTAND1 domain-containing NTPase — MPRGERPLDVGDSPLLRFAADLRSLRDRSGGQSYRQLGARAHYSATTLSDAAGGRRLPTLAVTLAYVRACEGDVDEWEDRWHQVAAEVLPTPEPVPGEGNPPYAGLAAFQTEDADWFFGRDRVLDDLDKRMAGHRFVALFGASGAGKSSLLRAGLVPRFDGRAIVTTPSSSGVRVSELDLAADLVIVDQFEEVFTLCPDVDQRTAYIDALLDAPCRVVLGVRADFYGHFAQHPRLVAEVTDGQLLLGPMGPEELRQAIMQPAVKASCTVETALVSRLVADATGQSGVLPLLSHALLETWRRRRGTTLTLAGYEAAGGVQHAIAQTAERTYTSLEKQQRVLARQVFLRLTALGDGTEDTKRRLPRAELDNDVDVDVVLDRLAHARLLTLDRDGVEISHEALIRSWPRLRGWLAEDRDGLRTMRQLTEAAATWDSLGRDPDALYRGTRLDTAVEWTRRDGVRTSSRERQFLAESEQARDRERRLAHRHTRRLRQLVALLLVLLLCAGTAVVLAIRAQKTAAEERNRAIAWSLNSDAQGVRASDPQLANQLVLVAHRLSPNDDLRESVLSANAATTPDMVTRSAFPSDSTLRPDGRSLPDVRVPEKADGRYHRLGDMTQPPNTVTSMAVNGVQQAFATTLGEGIGRIWDQTDVLKPTVTYRFPMPLAQIVYSPSGRIVATATADGAVTLWDVVDPTQPMQHGTTAKERPLSGLTFSADSRMLITWDDSGRIRFWDVTRLEEPQRKGGFLAGRNVTAVTMSEDGRRLAIGAADGTVEVRDLTTLSMPRRIAVVDGHQSGVRALAFRGGANDELVSVGSDDTVRQWAVTGQSLTSKARVSGRTSGVITVSFAGTTAVTSNADGTTRPWEFDFGKAVAAICAEVDAPITREQWDRYVKALEFRPPCS; from the coding sequence GTGCCGCGAGGTGAGCGACCGCTCGACGTCGGGGACAGTCCGCTGCTCCGGTTCGCCGCCGATCTTCGTTCCCTGCGGGACAGGTCCGGCGGGCAGAGCTACCGGCAGCTTGGGGCGCGGGCGCACTATTCCGCCACGACGTTGTCCGACGCGGCCGGTGGGCGTCGCCTGCCGACGTTGGCCGTGACCCTTGCCTACGTCCGGGCCTGTGAAGGGGACGTCGACGAGTGGGAGGACCGGTGGCACCAGGTCGCGGCCGAGGTGTTGCCGACGCCCGAGCCCGTGCCGGGCGAGGGGAATCCGCCTTACGCCGGGCTCGCCGCGTTCCAGACCGAGGATGCCGACTGGTTCTTCGGGCGTGACCGGGTGCTCGACGACCTCGACAAACGCATGGCCGGGCATCGTTTCGTGGCGCTGTTCGGGGCTTCCGGGGCCGGCAAGTCCTCGTTGTTGCGGGCCGGGCTCGTGCCGCGGTTCGACGGGCGGGCGATCGTCACCACGCCGAGCTCCTCGGGTGTTCGGGTGTCCGAACTCGATCTTGCCGCCGACCTGGTCATCGTCGACCAGTTCGAAGAGGTGTTCACGCTCTGCCCCGACGTCGACCAGCGCACCGCCTACATCGACGCCCTGCTGGACGCGCCCTGCCGGGTGGTACTCGGGGTGCGTGCCGACTTCTACGGCCACTTCGCCCAGCACCCGCGCCTGGTCGCGGAGGTGACCGACGGTCAGCTCCTGCTCGGACCGATGGGTCCCGAGGAGCTTCGACAGGCGATCATGCAACCCGCCGTCAAAGCCTCGTGCACGGTCGAGACCGCGCTGGTCTCCCGGCTCGTCGCGGACGCCACCGGCCAGTCCGGCGTGCTGCCGCTGCTCTCCCACGCCCTGCTGGAGACGTGGCGACGTCGCCGTGGCACGACCCTCACCCTCGCCGGCTACGAGGCGGCCGGCGGCGTGCAGCACGCGATCGCGCAGACCGCCGAACGCACCTACACGTCGTTGGAGAAGCAGCAACGCGTGCTCGCCCGGCAGGTCTTCCTGCGCCTTACGGCGTTGGGCGACGGCACCGAGGACACCAAACGCCGTCTGCCGCGTGCCGAACTCGACAACGACGTGGACGTCGACGTTGTGCTCGACCGGCTCGCGCACGCGCGCCTGCTCACCCTCGACCGCGACGGCGTGGAAATCTCGCACGAGGCGTTGATCCGGTCCTGGCCCCGGCTGCGCGGCTGGCTCGCCGAGGACCGCGACGGCCTGCGCACCATGCGCCAGCTCACCGAGGCCGCGGCGACGTGGGACTCGCTCGGCCGCGACCCGGACGCGCTCTACCGGGGCACCCGGTTGGACACCGCGGTGGAGTGGACGCGACGTGACGGCGTGCGGACCAGCAGCCGTGAGCGCCAGTTCCTCGCCGAGAGCGAGCAGGCCCGTGACCGGGAACGGCGTCTCGCGCACCGGCACACCCGACGCCTGCGGCAGCTCGTGGCGTTGCTGCTGGTGTTGCTGCTGTGCGCGGGCACGGCCGTGGTGTTGGCGATCCGGGCGCAGAAGACCGCCGCCGAGGAGCGCAACCGGGCCATCGCGTGGTCGCTCAACAGCGACGCCCAGGGCGTGCGTGCGTCCGATCCGCAACTGGCCAACCAGCTTGTGCTCGTCGCGCACCGCCTCAGCCCGAACGACGACCTGCGCGAGAGCGTGCTGAGCGCCAACGCCGCGACGACGCCGGACATGGTGACCCGCTCGGCGTTCCCGTCGGACTCCACGTTGCGGCCGGACGGTCGTTCGCTGCCGGACGTGCGCGTGCCGGAGAAGGCAGACGGCCGTTATCACCGGTTGGGCGACATGACGCAGCCGCCGAACACCGTGACGTCGATGGCGGTCAACGGCGTGCAACAGGCGTTCGCGACGACGCTCGGCGAGGGCATCGGCCGCATCTGGGACCAGACCGACGTGCTCAAACCGACCGTGACCTACCGGTTCCCGATGCCGCTGGCGCAGATCGTGTACTCGCCGAGCGGACGGATCGTGGCCACGGCGACGGCCGACGGTGCGGTCACGCTGTGGGACGTGGTCGATCCCACCCAGCCGATGCAACATGGCACGACGGCCAAGGAGCGGCCGTTGTCCGGGCTGACGTTCTCTGCCGACAGCCGGATGTTGATCACCTGGGACGACAGCGGACGGATCCGGTTCTGGGACGTGACCCGACTCGAGGAGCCGCAGCGCAAGGGCGGATTCCTGGCGGGTCGCAACGTGACCGCCGTGACGATGTCGGAGGACGGCCGACGGCTGGCGATCGGCGCGGCCGACGGCACGGTCGAGGTGCGCGACCTGACGACCCTGTCCATGCCCCGGCGCATCGCCGTGGTCGACGGGCACCAGAGCGGCGTGCGCGCGCTGGCGTTCCGCGGCGGGGCGAACGACGAGCTGGTCAGCGTGGGCAGCGACGACACCGTGCGGCAGTGGGCCGTGACGGGCCAGTCGCTGACGTCGAAGGCCCGCGTCAGCGGCCGGACGTCGGGGGTGATCACCGTGTCGTTCGCCGGCACGACGGCGGTGACGTCGAACGCGGACGGCACCACACGCCCCTGGGAGTTCGACTTCGGCAAAGCGGTGGCGGCGATCTGCGCGGAGGTCGACGCCCCCATAACGCGCGAACAGTGGGACCGCTACGTGAAGGCGTTGGAATTCCGACCACCCTGTTCCTGA
- a CDS encoding LacI family DNA-binding transcriptional regulator, with protein MRPVTRLEEVALEAGVSKSTVSRVVNGGPYVSARARSAVLAAIDRLGYRPNQAARSLAGNRTDCVGLVVGDRSFDAGLADLLRGVDTVLSGLGLRLVVSTGASVDGVDGVLRVGGGGVPAGVPVVSFGHAVGVPYVAVDDFSGGVAAVRHLVGRGRRRIAAIAGGGDVDRLNGWYRGMGRAGLSADLVVRAEADPASGARAMSVLLSSEPGLDGVFVGSDVLAYGALEVLRTRGLGVPSDVAVVGFGDLPSSSVVGLTAVRPDHESLGRSAAHLMATVLSGSPVPPFTLVPPSLVLRST; from the coding sequence GTGAGACCTGTGACCCGGCTGGAAGAGGTGGCCCTCGAAGCCGGGGTGTCCAAGTCGACGGTGTCGCGCGTGGTGAACGGCGGACCGTACGTGAGCGCACGGGCACGTTCGGCGGTCCTGGCCGCGATCGACCGCCTGGGGTACCGGCCCAACCAGGCCGCGCGCAGTCTGGCGGGCAACCGCACCGACTGCGTCGGCCTGGTGGTGGGGGACCGGTCCTTCGACGCGGGGTTGGCGGATCTGCTGCGTGGGGTGGACACGGTGTTGTCCGGTCTTGGGCTGCGGTTGGTCGTGTCCACGGGGGCTTCGGTGGACGGGGTGGACGGGGTTCTGCGGGTGGGTGGTGGGGGTGTTCCCGCCGGGGTGCCTGTGGTGTCTTTTGGTCATGCGGTCGGTGTTCCGTATGTGGCGGTCGACGACTTTTCCGGTGGTGTGGCGGCGGTTCGGCATCTCGTGGGGCGGGGGCGGCGGCGGATCGCGGCCATCGCCGGGGGTGGGGATGTGGACCGGTTGAACGGGTGGTACCGGGGGATGGGGCGGGCGGGGTTGTCGGCGGACCTGGTGGTGCGTGCGGAAGCCGATCCTGCTTCCGGTGCGCGTGCGATGTCCGTGTTGTTGTCTTCCGAGCCTGGGTTGGACGGGGTGTTCGTGGGTTCGGATGTTCTGGCGTACGGGGCTTTGGAGGTTCTTCGGACTCGCGGGCTTGGGGTTCCTTCCGATGTGGCCGTCGTGGGGTTCGGTGATCTGCCGTCCTCTTCGGTGGTGGGGCTTACCGCTGTTCGTCCTGATCACGAGTCTTTGGGGCGGAGCGCCGCTCACCTGATGGCTACCGTGTTGTCGGGTTCTCCCGTGCCTCCTTTCACCCTGGTTCCCCCCTCTCTGGTCCTCCGCTCCACCTGA